Proteins encoded within one genomic window of Diorhabda sublineata isolate icDioSubl1.1 chromosome 1, icDioSubl1.1, whole genome shotgun sequence:
- the LOC130444907 gene encoding formin-like protein: MDSSRIGLDFIVENPDYIRKLAAALDTQNVTVKKQVFELLSALCVHNEEGRARSLDTLDQFKKLKGERYRLSVIVDELDRATAVDYQTALVAFINCLIISTPRLNDRTRLRNEFIGCHLLPVLNNLRKCAEAEPELAVQLDVFDEQRESDDAQNLQGPLGVDLNSPLDVFYAILKQVAETPQEIPFLSILQHLLRIDPKEPISDIIWDTAERLVHRATLLESREDSTRLLRTPSTQSKLFCHCQHRIDSPGRKQSLNTPLSPTPPQPPPTIGSSQAPPPPPPPIIPSPPCIPPPAPIPPPPQHKTKIPAASQIETDTVIEKLPQQEIPAPKTKMKTINWNKIPNNKVVGKNNIWTEVAYSHQHSPLADMDWSEMEGLFCQQAPPSAHSSPKLGHRDSTDNLERRMRKDNSEITLLDGKRSLNVNIFLKQFRSTNEDIIQLIRNGEHAEIGTEKLKGLLKVLPEVDELDMLKSFNGDFNKLGNAEKFLIQLTNLPNYKLRIESMLLKEEFASNMGYLEPSINSMIIAAQDLMTNKPLKEVLYMILIAGNFLNAGGYAGDAAGVKLSSLQKITDIRANKPNMNLIHFVALQAEKRNKHLVSFTDNINVLEDAAKTTVEQLHNEINALDIRIKKIRKQIETPTTEPEIKAQMTDFLQIAEIEVAGLQKKLGKLEHVRRELSEFFCEDVNSFKLEECFRIFHGFYCKFKQAVAENERRRIQEEQANERRRQREELLATKRRQMGTLVGTDSDFSIDMQIYDTRSSFRINKCRKNGSEDEISVSGSPSFSRRRLGSFNGNGNETIVGGKEEKSPDITPNGSLRRRRSRVLSEDDEGNLMDFLRASGGNNNRERKSWGSLDRSWARKARGSGPRKRPALLSADFSADRERPSSPSPLSEQKTILSAPEEETKPKEWRQKIESWLQANESDQLTDEQRRIRRTTNRRSLEMDSESERSSTLDTLPEGKQVYSGGQSNYRKINPAWQPSNTIDNTDVVSAMETVEEAQFQVKDKSAWRKSTLNVANSTEATKDDTFTNRHTLSRDKSLHSIDEDKALDRKNLISSLGERMPSDRLTLYIRKPPTESTFISPPVVQSHPNSQLQSSDGSSDNSKLEIDQDNIETPPATRRIIAPTPVEKREPLMPGPCSRKTGRSNSSLVSVGTPDEPEDRLVLGDGQFDRYSATRRTRRYKRNQENPEIITTSPTENVAAETQIIKSPRQIEISQPIAVEPELDKESRLKVWQDKLRNQNEQETKNGRRWRNQTGIKPSDVEMALQLNNRNSNISYLAPETTKATSNKIDIPIRKTKEHDNDEGFEETQSLMSESPSQGASSGGCNYDTDVIDSTTQMVVTGYSNSKPIRQISVDSKTGDSSTSSEMTLPNYSRPSVRTSRLQSLPSSKTPRPLVNQRKSSQDSALNKKSVIPRRSDSIKTDMKPTNYSSKASGIQKSSSRNSIVSSRSSLNSASSISTVKKLPLKPNTSSNVSRSVQRTQSIKAVPALPKTNLKRTSSIGNSVGNKPPRPQAMSFMKPTASSATKSINQAITSSRISSFRSKD; the protein is encoded by the exons ATGGATTCATCCAGGATAGGATTAGACTTCATCGTCGAGAATCCGgattatattagaaaattagcAGCCGCGTTGGATACTCAAAATGTAACAGTTAAAAAGCAAGTATTTGAACTTCTGTCTGCTCTATGCGTTCACAACGAAGAGGGCCGGGCTAGATCACTTGACACCCTAGATCAATTTAAG AAATTGAAAGGCGAGAGATATAGACTGAGCGTGATAGTCGACGAATTAGACCGTGCAACTGCTGTGGACTATCAAACTGCCCTGGTGGCATTTATCAACTGTTTGATTATTTCAACACCCAGACTCAACGATAGGACAAGGCTGCGAAATGAATTCATAG GATGTCATCTACTTCCGGTGCTGAATAATCTCAG AAAATGCGCCGAGGCCGAACCGGAATTGGCCGTTCAATTGGACGTTTTCGACGAACAACGAGAGAGCGATGATGCTCAAAATCTCCAAGGTCCTCTTGGAGTTGATCTCAATTCACCCTTAGATGTTTTTTATGCAATACTCAAACAG GTGGCCGAAACGCCTCAAGAAATTCCTTTCCTTAGTATACTCCAGCATTTGTTACGGATCGATCCCAAAGAACCAATCAGCGATATTATTTGGGACACGGCTGAACGTCTGGTTCATCGAGCCACGCTTTTGGAGAGTCGTGAAGACTCCACTAGACTGTTAAGAACTCCTAGTACTCAATCGAAATTATTTTGTCACTGTCAGCATCGAATAGATAGTCCCGGTAGAAAACAATCGTTGAATACACCACTTAGTCCGACGCCACCTCAGCCACCACCTACGATAG gGTCATCGCAAGCACCACCTCCCCCTCCACCGCCAATAATACCTTCACCTCCTTGCATACCTCCTCCAGCTCCGATACCGCCACCTCCTCAACACAAAACCAAAATTCCTGCCGCTTCACAAATTGAAACCGATACTGTGATAGAAAAATTACCACAACAAGAAATACCAGCTCCAAAAACCAAAATGAAAACgataaattggaataaaatacCAAACAACAAA GTAgtaggaaaaaataatatttggacAGAAGTGGCTTATTCCCATCAACATTCGCCTTTGGCAGATATGGACTGGTCGGAAATGGAAGGTCTATTCTGTCAACAAGCACCTCCGTCGGCTCATTCGTCTCCTAAATTAGGACACAGAGATTCAACAGATAACTTGGAAAGACGAATGAGAAAAGACAATTCAGAG ATTACGCTTCTAGATGGAAAAAGGAGCTTGAACGTGAATATCTTCTTAAAACAATTCAGAAG taCCAATGAAGATATAATACAATTAATTCGAAACGGTGAACACGCTGAAATAGGTACTGAAAAACTGAAGGGATTACTTAAAGTTTTACCGGAAGTTGATGAATTAGATATGTTGAAATCATTCAACGGAGATTTCAATAAATTGGGAAACGCGGAAAAATTTCTAATCCAACTCACTAATCTACCTAA ctATAAATTACGTATAGAAAGTATGTTATTGAAAGAAGAATTCGCTTCCAATATGGGATATTTAGAACCGAGTATTAATTCAATGATAATAGCTGCGCAAG ACTTAATGACAAACAAACCTTTAAAAGAAGTTTTATACATGATACTCATTGCGGGAAATTTTTTGAACGCG GGAGGATACGCCGGGGATGCAGCTGGAGTAAAATTATcttctttacaaaaaattacagaCATCAGAGCTAACAAACCAAATATGAATCTCATTCACTTTGTAGCATTA cAAGCCGAAAAAAGGAATAAGCATCTCGTTTCTTTTACTGACAATATTAATGTACTGGAAGATGCAGCAAA AACGACTGTAGAACAGTTACACAACGAAATTAATGCCTTAGATAtaaggataaaaaaaataaggaaacagATAGAAACTCCAACCACCGAACCCGAAATCAAAGCGCAAATGACCGACTTTCTGCAG atagCAGAAATAGAGGTAGCAggtctacaaaaaaaattgggaaaattaGAACACGTGAGAAGGGAGTTATCGGAGTTTTTTTGCGAAGACGTCAATTCTTTCAAATTGGAAGAATGTTTTAGAATATTCCATGGGTTCTATTGTAAATTCAAACAAGCGGTGGCTGAAAACGAAAGGCGTAGAATACAGGAAGAACAAGCTAACGAAAGGAGGAGGCAGAGAGAGGAGCTGCTCGCAACAAAAAGAAGACAAA tgGGAACTCTAGTAGGTACCGACTCAGACTTCAGTATAGACATGCAAATCTACGATACTAGATCTTCATTCCGAATAAATAAATGTCGAAAAAACGGTTCAGAAGACGAAATTTCAGTATCCGGTTCACCGTCTTTCTCTAGACGCCGTTTGGGATCGTTTAATGGTAACGGAAACGAAACTATAGTTGGTGGAAAGGAAGAAAAATCTCCAGATATTACGCCAAATGGTAGCTTACGAAGGAGAAGAAGTAGAGTTTTATCTGAGGACGATGAAGGTAATCTCATGGATTTCTTGAGAGCTTCCGGCGGTAACAATAATAGAGAAAGAAAATCTTGGGGTAGTTTGG aTCGATCATGGGCTAGGAAAGCAAGAGGAAGTGGGCCCAGAAAAAGACCCGCGCTACTATCGGCTGATTTTTCAGCCGATAGAGAACGACCATCTTCGCCCTCACCCCTAAGTGAACAGAAAACAATATTATCTGCACCGGAAGAAGAAACTAAACCCAAAGAATGGAGACAGAAAATCGAATCTTGGTTACAAGCTAATGAAAGCGATCAACTCACCGATGAACAACGAAGAATTAGAAGAACAACTAATCGCAGATCTCTAGAGATGGATTCAG AAAGTGAAAGGAGCAGTACTCTAGATACTCTTCCAGAAGGTAAACAAGTCTACAGTGGTGGTCAATCCAACTACAGGAAAATCAATCCAGCCTGGCAACCGTCTAATACAATTGATAATACTGATGTGGTTAGTGCCATGGAAACAGTGGAAG AAGCCCAGTTTCAAGTAAAAGACAAATCGGCGTGGCGGAAATCTACGTTGAACGTGGCCAATAGCACGGAAGCTACGAAAGACGACACTTTCACGAACCGTCATACTTTATCAAGAGACAAATCGTTACATTCTATCGATGAAGACAAAGCCCTAGATCGGAAAAATTTGATAAGCTCCCTTGGAGAACGCATGCCATCCGACAGACTCACATTATACATTAGAAAACCTCCCACGG AATCCACTTTCATTTCTCCACCTGTTGTTCAAAGTCATCCCAATTCTCAGCTGCAGAGCTCAGACGGTTCGTCTGATAACAGTAAATTAGAAATTGACCAAGACAATATTGAAACACCGCCGGCAACAAGGAGAATTATTGCGCCGACACCTGTTGAGAAAAGAGAACCCCTAATGCCTGGTCCGTGTAGCAGAAAAACCGGTAGAAGTAATAGTTCTCTGGTTTCTGTTGGTACTCCCGATGAACCTGAAGATAGATTGGTGCTTGGTGACGGACAATTTGATAG ATACTCTGCGACGAGGCGAACGAGGCGATATAAACGTAATCAAGAAAATCCAGAAATCATCACTACTTCCCCGACAGAAAATGTTGCTGCTGAAACACAAATTATCAAATCACCCCGTCAAATTGAAATATCGCAACCGATAGCAGTTGAACCGGAATTAGACAAAGAATCTAGATTAAAG gTTTGGCAAGACAAATTGAGGAACCAAAACGAGCAAGAGACGAAAAATGGTAGAAGATGGAGAAACCAAACTGGTATAAAACCCAGTGATGTGGAGATGGCTCTACAATTGAATAATAGAAACTCAAACATATCATACCTTGCGCCTGAAACGACAAAG GCGACATCAAACAAAATCGACATTCCTATTCGAAAAACCAAAGAACATGATAACGATGAAGGTTTCGAAGAAACGCAGAGCCTTATGTCGGAATCACCAAGTCAAGGCGCATCATCTGGAGGTTGTAATTATGATACGGATGTAATCGATTCGACGACGCAGATGGTGGTAACAGGTTATTCAAACTCGAAGCCGATCCGACAAATATCTGTAGATAGTAAAACTGGTGATTCTAGTACCAGTAGTGAAATGACATTACCAAATTATAG taGACCGTCGGTGAGAACATCTAGATTACAATCATTGCCTAGCTCAAAGACGCCTAGACCTCTTGTTAATCAACGAAAGTCAAGCCAAGACAgtgctctaaataaaaaaagtgtcaTTCCAAGAAGATCGGACAGTATAAAAACTGATATGAAACCAACAAATTATTCATCTAAAGCTTCTGGTATCCAAAAATCCAGCTCCAG AAACTCAATTGTTAGTTCAAGAAGTTCGTTGAACAGCGCTTCATCAATTAGCACTGTAAAAAAGTTACCTCTCAAACCAAATACTAGTAGTAACGTTTCCCGTTCGGTACAAAGGACACAAAGTATCAAGGCTGTACCAGCCCTACcaaaaactaacctcaaacgAACTAGTTCTATTGGGAATTCTGTCGGGAATAAACCGCCAAGACCTCAAGCTATGAGTTTCATGAAACCGACGGCATCAAGTGCTACTAAAAGTATTAATCAAGCTATAACGTCAAGTCGAATCAGCTCGTTTAGATCTAAAGATTGA